A single region of the Immundisolibacter sp. genome encodes:
- a CDS encoding homoserine dehydrogenase, protein MNAVRIGLLGLGTVGGGTLELLARNGDEIARRAGRPLRVTHAAVKDPRRRRSALAGQVHLLADPFELVHHPDIDIVAELIGGIEPARALMLAAINAGKHVVTANKALIAHHGNEIFEAARRAGVAVGFEAAVAGGIPIIKTLREGLAGNRIHGLAGIINGTSNYILTQMRDAGLDFATALAEAQRLGYAEADPSFDIDGVDAAHKLAILAAIAFGMPLCFDEVHVEGIRDLSAVDVDYAGQLGYRLKLLGIARRSERGVQLRVHPTLLPQRHLLAQVDGVINAVLVDSDALGQSLYYGAGAGAGPTASAVVADLIDIARALTIDPEHRVPYLAFHHDRLQALPILPIDAVETAFYLRLTALDRPGVLADVTRILADQHISIEAILQKEPPPGESHVAVILLTHTVRERALREAIARIEALPSIEGRVVSLRLDHLEH, encoded by the coding sequence ATGAACGCGGTACGCATCGGCCTGCTGGGCCTGGGCACGGTCGGCGGCGGCACGCTGGAGCTGCTGGCCCGCAACGGCGACGAAATCGCCCGCCGCGCCGGGCGACCGCTGCGCGTCACCCACGCCGCGGTCAAAGACCCGCGCCGCCGGCGCAGCGCGCTGGCCGGGCAGGTGCACCTGCTGGCCGATCCCTTCGAGCTGGTCCACCACCCGGACATCGACATCGTTGCCGAGCTGATCGGCGGCATCGAGCCGGCGCGGGCACTGATGCTGGCGGCCATCAACGCCGGCAAGCACGTGGTCACCGCCAACAAAGCGCTGATCGCCCACCACGGCAACGAGATTTTCGAAGCCGCCCGGCGCGCCGGCGTGGCAGTCGGCTTCGAGGCCGCGGTGGCCGGCGGTATCCCCATCATCAAGACCCTGCGCGAGGGCCTGGCCGGCAACCGCATCCACGGCCTGGCCGGCATCATCAACGGCACCTCGAACTACATCCTCACGCAGATGCGCGATGCGGGCCTGGACTTTGCCACCGCGCTGGCCGAGGCCCAGCGCCTGGGCTACGCCGAGGCCGACCCGAGCTTCGACATCGACGGCGTGGACGCCGCCCACAAGCTGGCGATCCTGGCTGCCATCGCCTTTGGCATGCCGCTGTGCTTCGACGAGGTGCACGTGGAAGGCATCCGCGACCTGTCGGCGGTGGATGTGGACTACGCCGGCCAGCTCGGCTATCGCCTGAAGTTGCTGGGCATCGCCCGGCGCAGCGAGCGCGGCGTGCAGCTGCGCGTGCACCCGACGCTGCTGCCGCAGCGGCATCTGCTGGCGCAGGTGGACGGCGTGATCAACGCCGTGCTGGTCGACAGCGACGCGCTCGGCCAGAGCCTGTACTACGGCGCCGGCGCCGGCGCCGGGCCGACCGCCTCGGCGGTGGTGGCGGACCTGATCGACATCGCCCGCGCCCTGACCATCGACCCCGAACACCGCGTGCCGTACCTGGCCTTCCACCACGACCGCCTGCAGGCGCTGCCGATCCTGCCGATCGACGCCGTGGAGACTGCCTTCTACCTGCGCCTGACCGCGCTCGACCGGCCGGGCGTGCTGGCCGATGTCACGCGCATCCTGGCCGACCAGCACATCAGCATCGAGGCCATCCTGCAAAAGGAACCGCCGCCCGGCGAGAGCCACGTGGCAGTCATCCTGCTCACCCACACCGTCCGTGAGCGCGCCCTGCGCGAGGCCATCGCCCGCATCGAGGCGCTGCCCAGCATCGAAGGCCGCGTGGTGAGCCTGCGCCTGGACCACCTGGAGCACTGA
- the fumC gene encoding class II fumarate hydratase — protein MSFRIERDTMGELEVPADRYWGAQTARSLKFFAIGGERERMPLEVIHAFGVLKQAAALTNADLGLMPQDKADLIARAAAEVADGKLDDHFPLAVWQTGSGTQSNMNVNEVIANRAIEMAGGELGSKKPVHPNDDVNKSQSSNDTFPTAMHIAAAREVHDALLPALRHLRDVLARKAAQFESIIKVGRTHMMDAVPLTLGQEFSGYVHQLNDVIDAVDSALPRLYQLAIGGTAVGTGLNTHPRFADAVADRIAELTALPFITAPNKFAALAAHDAIVWMSGALKTAAAACMKIANDFRLLGSGPRCGIGELYLPENEPGSSIMPGKVNPTQSEALTMVAAQVFGNDVAINFGGASGHLELNVFKPLLIRNLLQSVRLLTDASRSFADHCAAGTVANEAQIAQYLDRNLMLVTALNPHIGYDNAAKAAKKAHHENLTLKESVVALGLLSPEDFDRLIRPADMLGPG, from the coding sequence ATGTCCTTTCGCATCGAGCGCGACACCATGGGCGAGCTGGAAGTCCCGGCCGACCGCTACTGGGGCGCGCAAACCGCCCGCAGCCTGAAGTTCTTCGCCATCGGCGGCGAGCGCGAGCGCATGCCACTGGAAGTGATCCACGCCTTTGGCGTGCTGAAACAGGCCGCTGCGCTGACCAACGCCGATCTTGGCCTGATGCCGCAGGACAAAGCCGACCTGATCGCCCGCGCGGCGGCCGAAGTGGCCGACGGCAAGCTCGACGACCACTTCCCGCTGGCGGTGTGGCAGACCGGCTCCGGCACCCAGAGCAACATGAACGTGAACGAGGTGATCGCCAACCGCGCCATCGAAATGGCCGGCGGCGAACTGGGCTCCAAAAAGCCCGTCCACCCGAACGACGACGTCAACAAGAGCCAGTCCTCGAACGACACCTTCCCCACTGCCATGCACATCGCCGCCGCGCGCGAGGTGCACGACGCGCTGCTGCCGGCCCTGCGCCACCTGCGCGACGTGCTGGCCAGAAAAGCTGCCCAGTTCGAGTCCATCATCAAGGTCGGCCGCACCCACATGATGGACGCCGTGCCGCTGACCCTGGGCCAGGAATTCAGCGGCTACGTGCACCAGCTGAACGACGTCATCGACGCCGTGGACAGTGCCCTGCCGCGCCTGTACCAACTGGCCATCGGCGGCACCGCGGTCGGCACTGGTCTCAATACCCATCCGCGGTTTGCCGATGCGGTGGCCGACCGCATCGCGGAACTGACCGCGCTGCCCTTCATCACCGCGCCGAACAAGTTCGCGGCGCTGGCCGCGCACGACGCCATCGTGTGGATGAGCGGCGCGCTCAAGACCGCCGCCGCCGCGTGCATGAAGATCGCCAACGACTTCCGCCTGCTGGGCTCCGGCCCGCGCTGCGGCATCGGCGAGCTGTACCTGCCGGAGAACGAACCGGGCAGCTCGATCATGCCCGGCAAGGTCAACCCGACGCAGTCCGAGGCGCTGACCATGGTGGCCGCGCAGGTGTTCGGCAACGACGTCGCCATCAACTTCGGTGGCGCCAGCGGGCACCTGGAACTGAATGTCTTCAAGCCGCTGCTGATCAGGAACCTGTTGCAATCGGTCCGCCTGCTGACCGACGCCAGCCGTTCCTTTGCCGACCACTGCGCCGCCGGCACGGTGGCCAACGAGGCACAGATCGCCCAGTACCTGGACCGCAACCTGATGCTGGTGACGGCACTGAATCCGCACATCGGCTACGACAATGCCGCCAAGGCAGCCAAGAAGGCGCACCACGAGAACCTGACGCTCAAGGAATCCGTGGTCGCACTCGGCCTGCTCAGCCCCGAGGATTTCGACCGCCTGATCCGCCCGGCGGACATGCTGGGGCCGGGCTGA
- the thrC gene encoding threonine synthase produces MSAYEGLIARYWDWLDLPAGVAPVSLLEGNTPLIRLRNIPRRLGVDADIYVKFEGLNPTGSFKDRGMTAAVSMAVHEGSRAIICASTGNTSASAAAYAARAGIVSFVLIPEGKIALGKLAQAIVHGAEVLQIAGNFDDGMALVKELAQTAPVTLVNSVNPHRLQGQKTAAFEIVDTLGRAPDYHCLPVGNAGNISAYWMGYTQYHTAGRCHLPVMAGYQAAGAAPFVAGHPIDQPETIATAIRIGHPQSWDKAIAAQRESGGWFAALTDDEILAAQKLLAMEEGVFCEPASAASIGGALRDLQSGRIPAGKTLVCTLTGNGLKDPDIALRSAPDLKPVKADRATLEAAILRRLERGR; encoded by the coding sequence ATGAGCGCCTACGAGGGCCTGATCGCCCGTTACTGGGACTGGCTGGACCTGCCGGCCGGCGTCGCGCCGGTGAGCCTGCTGGAAGGCAACACGCCGCTGATCCGCCTGCGCAACATCCCGCGCCGGCTGGGCGTCGACGCCGACATCTACGTCAAGTTCGAGGGCCTGAACCCGACCGGCTCGTTCAAGGACCGCGGCATGACCGCCGCCGTGTCGATGGCGGTACACGAGGGCAGCCGCGCCATCATCTGCGCCTCCACCGGCAACACCTCGGCCTCGGCGGCGGCCTACGCGGCGCGCGCCGGCATCGTGTCGTTCGTGCTGATTCCGGAAGGCAAGATCGCGCTGGGGAAGCTGGCGCAGGCCATCGTGCACGGCGCCGAAGTGCTGCAGATCGCCGGCAACTTCGACGACGGCATGGCGCTGGTCAAGGAACTGGCGCAGACCGCGCCGGTCACGCTGGTCAACTCGGTCAACCCACACCGCCTGCAGGGGCAGAAAACCGCCGCCTTCGAGATCGTCGACACGCTCGGCCGGGCGCCGGACTACCACTGCCTGCCGGTCGGCAACGCCGGCAACATCAGCGCCTACTGGATGGGCTACACGCAGTACCACACCGCCGGGCGCTGCCACCTGCCGGTTATGGCCGGCTACCAGGCCGCCGGCGCGGCGCCGTTCGTGGCCGGCCACCCGATCGACCAGCCGGAGACCATCGCCACCGCCATCCGCATCGGCCACCCGCAGTCCTGGGACAAGGCCATCGCCGCCCAGCGCGAGTCCGGCGGCTGGTTCGCGGCGCTGACCGACGACGAAATCCTCGCCGCCCAGAAACTGCTGGCGATGGAAGAGGGCGTGTTCTGCGAACCGGCTTCGGCGGCGTCCATCGGCGGCGCGCTGCGCGACCTGCAATCCGGCCGCATCCCGGCCGGCAAGACACTGGTCTGCACCCTGACCGGCAACGGCCTGAAGGATCCGGACATCGCCCTGCGCAGCGCGCCGGACCTGAAACCCGTCAAGGCCGACCGCGCCACCCTGGAGGCGGCCATCCTGCGCCGGCTGGAGCGCGGCCGGTAG
- the gloA gene encoding lactoylglutathione lyase — MRLLHTMLRVGDLDKSIAFYTEVLGMTLLRRKDYPDGQFTLAFVGYGDESHNSVIELTYNWGVDKYEPGTGYGHIALEVEDVYKACEDIRARGGKITREPGPMKHGSSILAFVEDPDGYKIELLSPQRSD, encoded by the coding sequence ATGAGACTGCTGCATACCATGCTGCGTGTCGGCGACCTGGACAAATCCATCGCCTTCTACACCGAAGTGCTGGGCATGACCCTGCTGCGCCGCAAGGATTACCCGGACGGCCAGTTCACCCTGGCGTTCGTCGGCTACGGCGACGAGTCGCACAACAGCGTGATCGAGCTGACCTACAACTGGGGCGTCGACAAGTACGAGCCGGGCACCGGCTACGGCCACATCGCCCTGGAGGTCGAGGACGTCTACAAGGCCTGCGAGGACATCCGCGCTCGTGGCGGCAAGATCACCCGCGAGCCGGGGCCGATGAAGCACGGCTCCAGCATCCTCGCCTTCGTCGAGGACCCCGACGGCTACAAGATCGAACTGCTCTCGCCGCAGCGCAGCGACTGA
- a CDS encoding cytochrome-c peroxidase — protein sequence MKERRIVSGIRRLGFLLLGITAGAQAFEPLPEKPIAPATNPTTPAKVALGKALYFDPRLSVDGSVSCNSCHNVMGGGEDGRPFSMGVRGQLGGRSSPTVWNAAFLSVQFWDGRAPSLEEQAKGPMINPVEMGNPDHAAVVKRLQGIEGYKPLFKQAFNAPEITIDRVAQAIAAYERTLITPDSSLDRYLKGDKKALNESQLRGMQAFQDVGCVACHSGAAFAGPTLPEGQGFYQKFPTFPGSAYDAKYRLTEDTGRFQVTHQEADRHMFRVPTLRNVALTAPYLHNGSVSTLEEAVRVMAKVQLNKDLDDGQVRDLTAFLSALTGTFPHQEMPQLPPTPGRTAFAP from the coding sequence ATGAAAGAGCGCAGGATCGTATCCGGAATCCGCCGACTTGGCTTTTTGCTATTGGGCATCACCGCGGGGGCGCAGGCTTTCGAGCCGTTGCCGGAAAAACCCATTGCACCGGCCACGAACCCAACCACACCGGCCAAGGTGGCCCTGGGCAAGGCGCTGTATTTCGATCCGCGCCTGAGTGTGGACGGCTCGGTGTCCTGCAACTCCTGCCACAACGTGATGGGGGGCGGCGAAGATGGCCGACCATTCTCCATGGGGGTGCGTGGGCAATTGGGCGGCCGCTCATCGCCCACGGTTTGGAATGCCGCTTTCCTGTCGGTGCAGTTCTGGGATGGACGCGCGCCCAGCCTGGAGGAACAGGCCAAGGGACCGATGATCAACCCCGTTGAGATGGGTAACCCCGATCATGCCGCGGTGGTCAAGCGCCTGCAAGGAATCGAGGGATACAAGCCCTTGTTCAAGCAAGCCTTCAACGCGCCGGAGATCACCATCGACCGGGTCGCGCAGGCCATTGCTGCCTACGAGCGGACCTTGATCACCCCCGACAGCTCCCTGGATCGTTATCTGAAGGGGGACAAGAAAGCGCTGAACGAGAGCCAGCTGCGTGGCATGCAGGCGTTCCAGGATGTCGGTTGCGTGGCCTGCCACAGCGGGGCGGCTTTCGCCGGTCCGACCTTGCCCGAAGGACAGGGGTTTTACCAGAAGTTCCCGACCTTTCCCGGCAGTGCCTATGACGCGAAATATCGTCTGACGGAAGATACGGGCCGCTTTCAGGTGACCCATCAGGAAGCCGATCGCCACATGTTTCGGGTGCCAACGCTGCGCAATGTCGCCTTGACCGCGCCCTATCTCCACAATGGCTCCGTATCGACGCTGGAGGAGGCGGTGCGCGTCATGGCGAAGGTCCAGCTGAACAAGGATCTGGACGATGGGCAAGTGCGCGATCTGACCGCCTTCCTCAGCGCCCTGACCGGAACCTTTCCCCACCAGGAAATGCCCCAGCTGCCGCCGACTCCGGGCCGAACCGCGTTTGCGCCGTGA